A window of the Trichoplusia ni isolate ovarian cell line Hi5 chromosome 4, tn1, whole genome shotgun sequence genome harbors these coding sequences:
- the LOC113493007 gene encoding peroxiredoxin 1 isoform X1 yields MPLQLTKPAPQFKTTAVVNGEFKDIALSDFKGKYVVLFFYPMDLLWMSPEVIERVTLFERIFKCRLRKTNESTDTRTFVCPTEIIAFSERADDFRKIGCEVIAASTDSHFTHLAWINTPRKQGGLGPMNIPIISDKSHRIARDYGVLNEETGIPYRGLFIIDELQNLRQVTVNDLPVGRSVEETLRLVQAFQYTDKHGEVCPANWQPGAKTIKPDTKAAQEYFIDAN; encoded by the exons ATGCCTCTCCAGCTGACAAAGCCCGCGCCCCAGTTCAAGACCACCGCCGTCGTCAACGGCGAGTTCAAGGACATCGCGCTCAGTGACTTCAAGGGCAAATATGTTGTGCTGTTCTTCTACCCGATGGACTT ATTGTGGATGTCTCCTGAAGTTATCGAGCGGGTTACTCTATTCGAAAGGATATTTAAATGCAGACTTAGGAAAACCAATGAAAGTACAGACACACG TACATTCGTGTGCCCCACGGAGATCATCGCGTTCTCTGAGCGCGCCGACGACTTCCGTAAGATCGGCTGCGAGGTGATCGCCGCCTCCACCGACTCGCACTTCACTCACCTCGCCTGGATCAACACGCCGCGCAAACAGG GAGGCCTGGGCCCCATGAACATCCCGATCATCAGCGACAAGTCTCACCGCATCGCGCGCGACTACGGCGTGCTCAACGAGGAGACCGGCATCCCCTACCGCGGACTCTTCATCATCGACGAGCTGCAGAACCTGCGACAGGTCACCGTCAACGACCTGCCTGTCGGACG GTCTGTGGAGGAGACCCTCCGCCTGGTGCAGGCCTTCCAGTACACGGACAAGCACGGCGAGGTGTGTCCCGCCAACTGGCAGCCCGGCGCCAAGACCATCAAGCCCGACACCAAGGCCGCGCAGGAGTACTTCATCGATGCCAACTAA
- the LOC113493007 gene encoding peroxiredoxin 1 isoform X3: MPLQLTKPAPQFKTTAVVNGEFKDIALSDFKGKYVVLFFYPMDFTFVCPTEIIAFSERADDFRKIGCEVIAASTDSHFTHLAWINTPRKQGGLGPMNIPIISDKSHRIARDYGVLNEETGIPYRGLFIIDELQNLRQVTVNDLPVGRSVEETLRLVQAFQYTDKHGEVCPANWQPGAKTIKPDTKAAQEYFIDAN; the protein is encoded by the exons ATGCCTCTCCAGCTGACAAAGCCCGCGCCCCAGTTCAAGACCACCGCCGTCGTCAACGGCGAGTTCAAGGACATCGCGCTCAGTGACTTCAAGGGCAAATATGTTGTGCTGTTCTTCTACCCGATGGACTT TACATTCGTGTGCCCCACGGAGATCATCGCGTTCTCTGAGCGCGCCGACGACTTCCGTAAGATCGGCTGCGAGGTGATCGCCGCCTCCACCGACTCGCACTTCACTCACCTCGCCTGGATCAACACGCCGCGCAAACAGG GAGGCCTGGGCCCCATGAACATCCCGATCATCAGCGACAAGTCTCACCGCATCGCGCGCGACTACGGCGTGCTCAACGAGGAGACCGGCATCCCCTACCGCGGACTCTTCATCATCGACGAGCTGCAGAACCTGCGACAGGTCACCGTCAACGACCTGCCTGTCGGACG GTCTGTGGAGGAGACCCTCCGCCTGGTGCAGGCCTTCCAGTACACGGACAAGCACGGCGAGGTGTGTCCCGCCAACTGGCAGCCCGGCGCCAAGACCATCAAGCCCGACACCAAGGCCGCGCAGGAGTACTTCATCGATGCCAACTAA
- the LOC113493007 gene encoding peroxiredoxin 1 isoform X2: MSMEHKCYCRGDELTSMDLNKPEHLLPMMRPFSMSFNKMPLQLTKPAPQFKTTAVVNGEFKDIALSDFKGKYVVLFFYPMDLLWMSPEVIERVTLFERIFKCRLRKTNESTDTRTFVCPTEIIAFSERADDFRKIGCEVIAASTDSHFTHLAWINTPRKQGGLGPMNIPIISDKSHRIARDYGVLNEETGIPYRGLFIIDELQNLRQVTVNDLPVGRSVEETLRLVQAFQYTDKHGEVCPANWQPGAKTIKPDTKAAQEYFIDAN, translated from the exons ATGTCTATGGAACACAAGTGTTACTGCAGAGGCGATGAGCTCACAAGCATGGATCTCAATAAGCCTGAACACCTCTTGCCCATGATGAGGCCTTTTTCTATGAG CTTCAACAAGATGCCTCTCCAGCTGACAAAGCCCGCGCCCCAGTTCAAGACCACCGCCGTCGTCAACGGCGAGTTCAAGGACATCGCGCTCAGTGACTTCAAGGGCAAATATGTTGTGCTGTTCTTCTACCCGATGGACTT ATTGTGGATGTCTCCTGAAGTTATCGAGCGGGTTACTCTATTCGAAAGGATATTTAAATGCAGACTTAGGAAAACCAATGAAAGTACAGACACACG TACATTCGTGTGCCCCACGGAGATCATCGCGTTCTCTGAGCGCGCCGACGACTTCCGTAAGATCGGCTGCGAGGTGATCGCCGCCTCCACCGACTCGCACTTCACTCACCTCGCCTGGATCAACACGCCGCGCAAACAGG GAGGCCTGGGCCCCATGAACATCCCGATCATCAGCGACAAGTCTCACCGCATCGCGCGCGACTACGGCGTGCTCAACGAGGAGACCGGCATCCCCTACCGCGGACTCTTCATCATCGACGAGCTGCAGAACCTGCGACAGGTCACCGTCAACGACCTGCCTGTCGGACG GTCTGTGGAGGAGACCCTCCGCCTGGTGCAGGCCTTCCAGTACACGGACAAGCACGGCGAGGTGTGTCCCGCCAACTGGCAGCCCGGCGCCAAGACCATCAAGCCCGACACCAAGGCCGCGCAGGAGTACTTCATCGATGCCAACTAA